A single Natrinema pellirubrum DSM 15624 DNA region contains:
- the glmS gene encoding glutamine--fructose-6-phosphate transaminase (isomerizing) → MCGIIARIGHGNAAEPLLSGLENLEYRGYDSAGIAVQNGSGVKVHKCSGEVSRLKSKLDTQPHGNMGIGHTRWSTHGPPTDENAHPHTDTAGDVAVVHNGVIDNYEELKASLRSDGHEFESDTDTEVIPHLIDEYRAETGDTERAVRRAVDVLEGSYAIAAIVDGEEAVYAARKGSPLVLGLDDDEWYLASDVPAFLERTEDVIYLEDGDLVVLDPDAYRITDLDGNPVERAVDTVDWDPEDAGKGEYDHYMRKEIHTQPTALANTIEGRIKDGDVAFEDLPAGSFEDVECVQFVACGTSYHAAMYGGQLVREAGIRTEVLRASEYESTSGPVDENTLAVAVTQSGETADTLDAVRTAANRGARTLAVTNVVGSTAAREADDAVYIRAGPEVGVAATKTYSSQAVTLAMLSQRIAGDVPTATAADDRAAMLEALADLPQQVETVLETSEAEPLAADTIDSESFFFIGNGPAHSVALEGALKFKEITYEHAEGFAAGELKHGPLALVTEKTPVFAVATGDADGKTKTNAIEAKSRGAPIVAVGPDDHPLVDIADAHLSVPDTHPVWTGLLANVQLQLLSYHAATQLDRPIDKPRNLAKSVTVE, encoded by the coding sequence ATGTGCGGTATTATCGCGCGCATCGGTCACGGGAACGCGGCGGAACCGCTCCTCTCGGGCCTGGAGAACCTCGAGTACAGGGGCTACGACTCGGCTGGGATCGCCGTCCAGAACGGGTCCGGCGTCAAGGTACACAAGTGTTCCGGCGAGGTATCCCGCCTCAAATCGAAGCTCGATACCCAGCCACACGGGAACATGGGGATCGGCCACACTCGCTGGAGTACGCACGGGCCACCGACCGACGAGAACGCCCACCCGCACACGGACACCGCGGGCGACGTCGCCGTCGTTCACAACGGCGTCATCGACAACTACGAGGAACTCAAGGCCTCCCTCCGGTCGGACGGCCACGAGTTCGAGAGCGACACCGACACCGAAGTCATCCCACATCTCATCGACGAGTATCGGGCGGAGACCGGCGACACCGAACGAGCGGTTCGTCGGGCGGTCGACGTCCTCGAGGGGAGCTACGCGATCGCCGCCATCGTCGACGGAGAGGAGGCGGTCTACGCCGCGCGGAAGGGATCGCCACTGGTTCTCGGGCTCGACGACGACGAGTGGTACCTCGCCAGCGACGTCCCGGCGTTTCTCGAGCGCACCGAGGACGTGATCTACCTCGAGGACGGTGATCTCGTCGTCCTCGATCCGGACGCCTACCGGATAACCGATCTCGACGGCAATCCGGTCGAGCGGGCCGTCGACACCGTCGACTGGGATCCGGAGGACGCGGGGAAAGGCGAGTACGACCACTACATGCGCAAGGAGATCCACACGCAGCCGACGGCCCTCGCGAACACGATCGAGGGCCGGATCAAGGACGGCGACGTCGCCTTCGAGGACCTCCCGGCCGGCTCGTTCGAGGACGTCGAGTGCGTCCAGTTCGTCGCCTGCGGGACGTCCTATCACGCCGCGATGTACGGCGGCCAACTGGTGCGCGAGGCCGGGATTCGAACCGAGGTCCTGCGTGCGAGCGAGTACGAGTCCACGTCGGGGCCGGTCGACGAGAACACGCTCGCCGTCGCGGTCACCCAGAGTGGCGAGACCGCCGACACCCTCGATGCCGTTCGGACGGCAGCCAACCGAGGCGCGCGGACGCTCGCCGTCACCAACGTCGTCGGGTCGACGGCCGCGCGTGAAGCCGACGACGCGGTCTACATCCGTGCCGGCCCGGAGGTCGGCGTCGCGGCGACGAAGACCTACTCCTCGCAGGCGGTCACGCTCGCCATGCTCAGTCAGCGCATCGCCGGCGACGTCCCGACGGCGACCGCCGCCGACGATCGAGCGGCGATGCTCGAGGCGCTCGCGGACCTCCCCCAGCAGGTCGAGACCGTCCTGGAGACGAGCGAGGCCGAACCCCTCGCCGCGGACACCATCGACAGCGAGTCGTTCTTCTTCATCGGGAACGGCCCCGCCCATTCGGTCGCGCTCGAGGGGGCGCTGAAGTTCAAGGAGATCACCTACGAACACGCGGAGGGGTTCGCTGCTGGGGAACTCAAACACGGCCCGCTCGCGCTCGTGACCGAGAAGACCCCGGTGTTCGCGGTCGCGACCGGCGATGCCGACGGGAAGACGAAGACGAACGCGATCGAGGCCAAGTCCCGCGGCGCGCCGATCGTCGCCGTCGGACCGGACGACCATCCCCTCGTCGACATCGCCGACGCCCACCTGTCGGTTCCCGATACTCACCCCGTCTGGACGGGGCTGCTCGCGAACGTCCAGTTACAACTGCTCTCCTATCACGCCGCGACACAGCTCGACCGCCCGATCGACAAACCGCGGAACCTCGCGAAGAGCGTGACGGTCGAGTGA
- a CDS encoding helix-turn-helix transcriptional regulator, producing MVSHPQIGVGARFESIHTVVSIDAGPTSISHQGVHAIPPGVGGRSGGPLAVIQLLRVTSFWEATQIVILSLLISALVGIRIADALSERELELPSLALGTDPTGATDDPSDAATADREPPGSYLSPETPPRLLSDEGTVVRLLIANDGRIRQRTIAAETGWSKSKVSRICSRMHADGTIEKRSLGRENVIVFAERPVGNETQSDDAESPAA from the coding sequence ATGGTTTCCCATCCTCAGATCGGTGTCGGCGCCCGGTTCGAATCGATTCACACCGTCGTCTCGATCGACGCCGGCCCGACATCGATCTCCCACCAGGGCGTACACGCGATCCCTCCCGGAGTCGGCGGTCGATCCGGTGGACCGTTGGCCGTGATCCAACTGCTTCGCGTGACGTCGTTCTGGGAAGCTACCCAGATCGTGATTCTGTCCCTGCTGATCAGTGCCCTCGTCGGGATTCGTATTGCAGACGCGCTGTCGGAGCGCGAACTCGAGTTGCCGTCGCTCGCGCTCGGTACGGATCCGACGGGAGCGACGGACGACCCGTCCGACGCAGCCACTGCCGATCGCGAGCCACCCGGCTCGTATCTCTCGCCCGAAACGCCACCGAGGCTCCTGAGCGACGAGGGGACGGTGGTCCGATTGCTCATCGCGAACGACGGCCGCATTCGCCAGCGGACGATCGCGGCGGAGACCGGCTGGTCGAAGTCGAAGGTGAGCAGGATCTGTTCCCGAATGCACGCCGACGGGACGATAGAGAAGCGGTCGCTCGGACGAGAGAACGTCATCGTCTTCGCTGAGCGACCGGTCGGCAACGAGACGCAGTCGGACGACGCCGAGAGTCCGGCCGCCTGA
- a CDS encoding glycosyltransferase, with the protein MNVLQLVTSRRPFFDQQVSALEDRGVDCTVLEVPGRHSGDSGRSPAAYARFYPNVLSAVRSSSFDIVHANYGLVAPFALAQPTRPVVVTLWGTDLMGQQSWLRSVSRYGVRRADAAVVPSQPMSRELETDHDLIPFGVDTDLFRPMSRAHAREYVGWETDRPVALFPYDRTRAVKDFPRARRLVERAEVDVELRTVTGVDHAEMPYYMNASDLLLVTSKRESGPMVVKEAAACDLPVVSTDVGFVHETVGDVTNCVVSDNDGALLGGLERIVETGDRAHSRDAVDGLSVDSLGERLHGLYRRVLDREEATGYPTGVSHDV; encoded by the coding sequence ATGAACGTCCTCCAACTGGTTACCTCGCGACGGCCGTTTTTCGACCAGCAAGTATCGGCCCTCGAAGATCGCGGCGTCGACTGTACGGTTCTCGAGGTCCCGGGCCGACACAGCGGCGATTCGGGCCGGTCGCCCGCGGCGTACGCACGGTTCTATCCGAACGTCCTCTCGGCGGTCCGCTCGTCGTCGTTCGACATCGTTCACGCGAACTACGGCCTCGTCGCGCCGTTCGCGCTCGCACAGCCGACTCGACCCGTGGTGGTGACCCTGTGGGGAACGGACCTCATGGGCCAGCAGTCGTGGCTCCGATCGGTCAGTCGGTACGGTGTCCGACGGGCGGACGCCGCGGTCGTCCCGAGCCAGCCCATGTCGCGGGAACTCGAGACGGATCACGACCTGATTCCGTTCGGCGTGGACACTGACCTGTTTCGGCCGATGTCTCGAGCGCACGCGCGCGAGTACGTCGGGTGGGAGACCGACCGGCCGGTCGCGCTGTTCCCGTACGACCGGACTCGAGCGGTGAAGGACTTCCCGCGGGCTCGGCGACTCGTCGAGCGAGCCGAGGTCGACGTCGAACTCCGAACGGTCACCGGCGTCGATCACGCGGAGATGCCCTACTACATGAACGCGAGTGACCTCCTGCTTGTCACGTCGAAGCGCGAGAGCGGGCCGATGGTCGTCAAGGAAGCCGCTGCGTGTGATCTGCCGGTCGTCTCGACCGACGTCGGCTTCGTCCACGAGACGGTTGGCGACGTGACGAACTGCGTCGTCAGCGACAACGACGGTGCCCTTCTGGGCGGCCTCGAGCGGATCGTCGAAACGGGCGACCGAGCCCACAGTCGCGATGCCGTCGACGGACTGTCGGTCGATTCGCTCGGCGAGCGTCTCCACGGGCTGTATCGCCGAGTACTCGACCGAGAGGAAGCGACCGGCTATCCGACGGGGGTCAGTCA
- a CDS encoding DUF354 domain-containing protein, translating to MRVMITIQHPGHVHFFRHAIEELEHRGHEVHVFARESDVAVQLLEAYDIDHEVLAGDSDSLVSLAAVQATYELRLLQRARRLEPDVITAIGGVAAAHVASVVGAKSLVFYDTEHATLVTKLSYPFADTISTPECYRDDIGPKQVTYPGYHELAYLHPERFEPDPAVLEAVGLAPEESFAVVRLSSWTASHDVGHGGFDDPHAVVDRLEAAGLQVLLTAEGEPPAALESYQFTTAPERMHDLLAAADVVLSEGATTAAEAAVLGTPAVYVNPLSLGYTAELDAEYGLLFEYTGEERHVHGLERAVSVLAEPDDTWARRRERLLADRIDVTDLVVQQLETIAQTRTADRPAPAANPDRS from the coding sequence ATGCGCGTCATGATAACGATACAACACCCCGGTCACGTCCACTTCTTCCGGCACGCCATCGAGGAACTCGAACACCGGGGTCACGAGGTCCACGTCTTCGCCCGCGAGAGCGACGTCGCCGTCCAACTCCTCGAGGCGTACGACATCGACCACGAGGTACTGGCCGGCGACTCCGATTCGCTGGTCTCGCTGGCGGCAGTCCAGGCGACGTACGAACTCCGACTACTCCAGCGGGCGCGGCGACTCGAGCCGGACGTCATCACGGCCATCGGCGGCGTCGCCGCCGCCCACGTCGCGTCGGTGGTCGGCGCGAAGAGCCTGGTCTTCTACGACACCGAACACGCGACCCTCGTCACGAAACTCAGCTATCCGTTCGCGGACACGATCTCGACGCCGGAGTGTTACCGAGACGATATCGGCCCGAAACAGGTGACGTATCCGGGGTATCACGAACTCGCCTATCTCCATCCCGAGCGGTTCGAGCCCGATCCGGCCGTCCTCGAGGCCGTCGGTCTCGCGCCCGAGGAGTCGTTCGCCGTGGTTCGGCTCAGTAGCTGGACGGCCTCCCACGACGTCGGCCACGGCGGTTTCGACGACCCGCACGCGGTCGTCGATCGGCTCGAGGCGGCGGGCCTGCAGGTCTTGCTCACCGCGGAGGGCGAGCCGCCGGCGGCCCTCGAGTCCTACCAGTTCACGACGGCACCGGAGCGAATGCACGACCTGCTCGCCGCCGCAGACGTCGTTCTGAGCGAGGGGGCGACGACCGCGGCCGAGGCCGCCGTCCTCGGCACGCCGGCCGTCTACGTGAACCCCCTCTCCCTGGGCTACACGGCGGAACTCGACGCGGAGTACGGACTCCTGTTCGAGTACACCGGCGAGGAAAGACACGTCCACGGCCTCGAGCGGGCGGTCTCGGTCCTCGCGGAACCCGACGACACGTGGGCCCGCCGGCGCGAGCGCCTGCTCGCGGATCGGATCGACGTGACGGATCTCGTCGTGCAACAGCTCGAGACGATCGCACAGACGCGGACGGCCGACCGACCCGCTCCCGCAGCGAACCCGGACCGATCATGA
- a CDS encoding nucleotide sugar dehydrogenase codes for MTTIISDTEETADEGTSGQYAFETSDEGTTLEHPTDRSTREATICVVGLGYVGLPLAVGFAQSDYRVIGYDVDDVTVGRLQEGVDTTGDLPDEAIQDGDISYTTDATSIAEADYVIIAVPTPIDDDERPDLGYVESAAATVGSKMEPGTTVVLESTVYPGTTREVLAPALEDASGLTAGTDFFVGYSPERATPGDDEHGLADVVKVVSAQNEKVLEDLATLYESVVDAGVHPAPSIEVAEACKVVENAQRDLNIAFVNELSMALDNMDIDSRAVLEAAGTKWNFHDYRPGLVGGHCIPVDPYFFAYRSAREGFDPELMQTSRQVNESVPDHVAELTIKALNQSHKTLRESRVLVLGLAYKAGVGDIRSSKIDAVIDALQEYDIDIAGYDPFADGDAARESFGIEVQERLAFEGFDAVVLATPHAEFEQLDLESVARKLTDDPALIDVTGTVGEDAAVDAGFVYRGL; via the coding sequence ATGACTACGATAATCAGCGATACGGAGGAGACAGCGGACGAGGGAACGAGCGGCCAGTACGCGTTCGAAACGAGCGATGAGGGAACTACCCTCGAACACCCGACGGACCGGTCCACGCGCGAAGCGACGATCTGCGTCGTCGGACTGGGGTACGTCGGACTGCCGCTTGCGGTCGGATTCGCCCAGTCGGACTACCGCGTGATCGGATACGACGTCGACGACGTGACCGTCGGCCGACTCCAGGAGGGTGTCGACACGACCGGTGACCTCCCGGACGAGGCGATTCAGGACGGCGATATCTCCTACACGACCGACGCGACCTCGATCGCCGAGGCCGACTACGTCATCATCGCCGTTCCGACGCCGATCGACGACGACGAGCGGCCGGACCTCGGCTACGTCGAGAGCGCGGCGGCCACCGTCGGCTCGAAGATGGAACCCGGGACGACGGTCGTCCTCGAGTCGACGGTTTACCCGGGGACGACGCGCGAGGTCCTCGCTCCGGCACTCGAGGACGCGTCCGGACTGACCGCCGGCACGGACTTCTTCGTCGGTTACTCCCCGGAACGCGCCACGCCGGGCGACGACGAACACGGTCTCGCAGACGTCGTCAAGGTCGTCAGCGCACAGAACGAGAAAGTGCTGGAAGACCTCGCGACGCTGTACGAGTCGGTCGTCGACGCGGGCGTCCACCCCGCCCCGTCGATCGAAGTCGCCGAGGCCTGCAAAGTCGTCGAGAACGCCCAGCGGGACCTCAACATCGCGTTCGTCAACGAACTCTCGATGGCGCTCGACAACATGGACATCGACAGTCGGGCCGTTCTCGAGGCCGCGGGCACGAAGTGGAACTTCCACGATTACCGACCGGGACTGGTCGGCGGCCACTGTATCCCGGTCGATCCGTACTTCTTCGCGTACCGATCGGCACGGGAGGGCTTTGACCCCGAACTCATGCAGACGAGTCGGCAGGTCAACGAATCGGTCCCCGATCACGTCGCGGAGCTGACGATCAAAGCGCTCAACCAGAGTCACAAGACGCTCCGCGAGAGTCGCGTTCTGGTACTCGGACTGGCGTACAAAGCCGGCGTCGGAGACATTCGCAGTTCGAAGATCGACGCCGTCATCGACGCCCTTCAGGAGTACGACATCGATATCGCCGGATACGATCCGTTCGCCGACGGCGACGCGGCCCGGGAATCGTTCGGCATCGAGGTCCAGGAACGGCTCGCGTTCGAGGGCTTCGATGCCGTCGTCCTCGCGACGCCCCACGCGGAGTTCGAACAGTTGGATCTCGAGTCGGTAGCGAGGAAACTCACCGACGACCCCGCACTGATCGACGTGACCGGGACGGTCGGCGAAGACGCCGCCGTCGATGCGGGATTCGTCTACCGGGGGTTGTGA